The sequence below is a genomic window from Spiroplasma gladiatoris.
AATAATTTAGTATCAATTTCTCCTGCATCTATCATTTTTATAGAACCTAAAATACGAATGTTAACTTTAACACCTGGCATAGTAGGGTATGTTACTAAGCTTATTACATCAAGAGGATCTCCGTCTCAATCTAAAGTTTCATCAATAAATCCATATTCACCTGGATAAAAGTTTGCCCCGTATAATACTCTATCAAGACTTATTGATTTAGTGTTTATATCATATTCATATTTATTAGAACTACCTTTTGGAATTTCCACTATCATTTCTATAATATTATTTTTCATTTTATTTCTCCTTTTACATATTCATTTTATAGTAAAATGTTTGTATATTTATAATAAAAAAAAGGAAAATAGAAATGAAAAATAATAATAAAGTAAGTAATGTTGATAAAAAAATTATTGAGGAAATTGAACTAGGTACATTTCAAACAAGAAACTGAAAAACTTATTTTAAATTGACCCCATATAAAGTTTCAATTCTTGGGGTTATAGTTGCTTTGAATATTTTATTATCTCTAATTAGCGTTTATGCTTTAGCTCCATTTACAATGGCTGGATTTTTAAGAGTTGAAATAAGTTTTTTAACTTATTTAATAGCTTGAAAACTTGTTAATGGTTTTTATGCGTTACTAATTATAACTCCAACTACTTGATTACGCTATGCAGGGATTGATCCAAATGCAGAACCAATAGGTATGACATCGATGAATCTAAGTGATTTATTTGCATTAGCAACATTTATTGGTCTTAGTTTTATTTTTCAATTAAAAAACGACGAAGTAGGAAAAATGAAATTTCATATTAAGTTTATTTTTGTAGCAATATTAGTATCGCTTTTAACAGGTGTATGAAATATATTTTTAAACTTTAGTTTTATTTTAGATTTATATAGTACATATTTTGGAGTTGAAGCAATTCAAAATCTTAAAAATTGAGCTTTTGCAGGACTTTTAATATTTTTTAATTTAATTAAATATGTTGTTAACTTCTGATTGTTTTTAACTTTCTATGAAACTATTAAAATAATTTACAAAAAAAGAGTTTTTTCTTAATTATAAATGTTATAATTTAGATGTTATTATAGAAGGAACTTATTTATGGAAAAAAAAGATTTAAACCATGAGATTCCTGAGCATAACAAAGATGATGTTAAAGGTGATCATTATCACGACCAACACCACTTTGATGCAAAAGGAAATCATGACGATATTACAGAAGAAGAATTTAAATTTAAAAACAGTATTTATTCTTCTAAGAAAAATTTAATTTATAGAATAACAGCTTCAGGAATGTTTTTAGCATTAGCTTGTATCGGAAGTGCTATTGATATGTTTGGAGAAAGAATTTTCAAATTACCATTAAACGAAATAATATTATCAATTAGATACTTTGATATATTAATAATTTGTTTATCAATTTCATGTATTGGACCTGTGTTTGCAAGTTTATTAGCTTTCATTACACCATGAATTCATATGTTAATGGATGGAGATCATCCGCCATTAACTCACTTAGTAGATTCATTTGGATACTTTTCAGTTGTTTGAATTTTATGATTATTCTTTTATGTAATTTTTAGAAACTCATATATACATAAAGATCCAAAAAAAGGAATTTTTAAAAGATATATGTCTTTATTAGGGTTCATACCTGTATCAGTTATTATCTACACATTGTTTACAATTTTAATTATTTATGTTTCAGATCAAAGTGCAAGTCACGAACATCACGATCATGATGATGAAAATATTATAAATAAATTAATTGATCATCATGAAGGTCACGATCATGAAGCTCATGGTGACGAATGAGATTTATTTAAAGAAAAATTATGAACTTATAGCGCTATTATTTTTGGATTTGA
It includes:
- a CDS encoding ECF transporter S component; this encodes MEKKDLNHEIPEHNKDDVKGDHYHDQHHFDAKGNHDDITEEEFKFKNSIYSSKKNLIYRITASGMFLALACIGSAIDMFGERIFKLPLNEIILSIRYFDILIICLSISCIGPVFASLLAFITPWIHMLMDGDHPPLTHLVDSFGYFSVVWILWLFFYVIFRNSYIHKDPKKGIFKRYMSLLGFIPVSVIIYTLFTILIIYVSDQSASHEHHDHDDENIINKLIDHHEGHDHEAHGDEWDLFKEKLWTYSAIIFGFELVRFTACGLAFVLLEPQIKKINHRYR
- a CDS encoding inorganic diphosphatase, with the protein product MKNNIIEMIVEIPKGSSNKYEYDINTKSISLDRVLYGANFYPGEYGFIDETLDWDGDPLDVISLVTYPTMPGVKVNIRILGSIKMIDAGEIDTKLFGVFNDDPRFNAYQTLRDVPQHLKDEIENFFLQYKALQKKEVKINGWGDLDHAINEIKECKERYQEYKERYSKPGGKEEILAEWKEKGLGQG